A genomic window from Schistocerca serialis cubense isolate TAMUIC-IGC-003099 chromosome 4, iqSchSeri2.2, whole genome shotgun sequence includes:
- the LOC126474610 gene encoding metabotropic glutamate receptor 2-like, whose translation MCQTQREQWPWRQCCGLPPVSLVLAAAAAAWALTTPCLASHPHRHHHQLQQRYLQEADGAKAHLSAWKAAWPVKREAVVEGELVLGGLMMVHERSDTVTCGPVMPQGGVQALETMLYTLDRINAPPSLLPNVTIGAHILDDCDMDTYGLEMAVDFIKGTGNVNYFLYLRIQTTVDVLSVQM comes from the coding sequence ATGTGCCAGACGCAGCGGGAGCAATGGCCGTGGCGGCAGTGCTGCGGCCTCCCGCCGGTGTCCCTGGTGctggccgccgctgccgccgcctgggCGCTCACCACCCCCTGCCTGGCCAGCCacccccaccgccaccaccaccagctgCAGCAGCGCTACCTGCAGGAGGCGGACGGAGCCAAGGCGCACCTCAGCGCCTGGAAGGCCGCCTGGCCCGTGAAGCGCGAGGCGGTGGTCGAGGGCGAGCTGGTGCTGGGCGGGCTCATGATGGTGCACGAGCGCTCCGACACGGTGACGTGCGGGCCCGTGATGCCGCAGGGCGGCGTGCAGGCGCTCGAGACCATGCTCTACACGCTGGACAGGATCAACGCGCCACCCTCGCTGCTGCCCAACGTCACCATCGGTGCGCACATACTCGACGACTGCGATATGGACACTTACGGTCTGGAGATGGCGGTCGACTTCATCAAAGGTACAGGAAATGTAAATTACTTCCTTTATCTAAGAATACAGACAACTGTGGATGTACTGTCTGTACAGATGTAA